One Erysipelothrix amsterdamensis DNA window includes the following coding sequences:
- a CDS encoding aminopeptidase C, which produces MTISKSLLSEFKSEYQNNKAACTLENAVTHNGIHDIAVDHSLSSRYPDAFSVQAKTGQITNQKASGRCWMFASLNTMRADVLGCLNVDSFEFSETYPFFWDKLEKANYFLESILETKDEPTDGRLIQHLLSGPIQDGGQWDMFKGILEKYGVVPKEAMPETYHSSNSAFMNKIITSKLREFAYELRESENPRSKDEMLYEIYHILCLCLGTPPESFSYEYHDKDGNYKKIDTITPVDFMNKYVGWNLKDKVSIINAPTKDKPYGKAFTVKYLGTVKEADPIKYVNAPSHILKEAAIAQLQDGKPVWFGCDVGQMHDRDNGIMAKDAFDFKGVLNTELNLDKAGRLDYGDSLMTHAMVFVGVNLDENGKPTRWNVENSWGTDRNARKGYYTMTDEWFDEYNYQVMVDKKYVPKDYLEALESDEVIELEPWDPMGALAFVK; this is translated from the coding sequence ATGACTATTTCAAAATCATTGTTATCCGAATTTAAATCGGAATATCAAAATAATAAAGCGGCTTGTACGCTCGAAAACGCAGTGACACACAACGGAATTCACGACATCGCTGTAGATCATTCATTATCATCACGCTACCCTGATGCCTTTTCTGTTCAAGCAAAAACAGGTCAAATTACAAATCAAAAGGCAAGTGGACGTTGCTGGATGTTCGCATCCCTTAACACAATGCGCGCCGATGTTCTTGGATGTCTAAACGTTGATTCATTCGAATTCTCGGAAACGTATCCATTCTTTTGGGATAAACTCGAAAAAGCAAATTACTTTCTCGAAAGCATTCTAGAAACTAAAGACGAACCAACCGATGGTCGTTTAATTCAACATCTTTTATCAGGTCCTATTCAAGATGGTGGTCAATGGGATATGTTTAAAGGAATCTTAGAAAAATACGGTGTTGTTCCTAAAGAAGCAATGCCTGAAACCTACCACAGTTCAAATTCCGCATTTATGAATAAAATCATCACTTCAAAACTTCGTGAATTTGCTTATGAACTGCGCGAATCCGAAAACCCACGTAGTAAAGATGAAATGTTATATGAAATTTATCATATTCTATGTTTATGTCTTGGAACACCACCTGAATCATTCAGTTATGAATACCATGATAAAGATGGCAACTATAAAAAAATCGATACCATTACACCGGTTGATTTTATGAATAAGTATGTAGGTTGGAATCTTAAGGATAAAGTAAGTATTATTAATGCCCCTACTAAAGATAAGCCTTATGGAAAAGCATTTACTGTTAAATATCTCGGTACGGTAAAAGAAGCCGATCCAATTAAGTATGTGAATGCACCCAGTCATATCTTAAAAGAGGCTGCAATTGCGCAACTTCAAGATGGAAAACCTGTCTGGTTTGGATGTGATGTTGGACAAATGCATGATCGCGATAATGGTATTATGGCTAAAGATGCCTTTGATTTCAAAGGCGTTTTGAATACTGAATTAAATCTCGATAAAGCCGGTCGTCTTGATTATGGCGATAGTTTAATGACACATGCAATGGTTTTTGTCGGCGTTAATTTGGATGAAAATGGAAAACCAACACGTTGGAACGTTGAAAACAGTTGGGGAACTGATCGTAATGCACGTAAAGGCTATTACACCATGACGGATGAATGGTTTGATGAATACAACTACCAAGTTATGGTAGATAAGAAATATGTACCAAAAGATTATCTTGAAGCTCTCGAAAGCGATGAAGTTATTGAACTTGAACCATGGGATCCAATGGGGGCTCTTGCGTTTGTGAAATAG
- a CDS encoding Hsp20/alpha crystallin family protein: MKQTVRPTTLLESLFGDDFMNNAGYGTGIDIYRENGSYYVEIEMPGFEKEDIDIEFSGDILSIQATRRESEESEAKNYFYRSRNQRNIKRQIRFAEVDANAIDASYEQGVLQITLPTKVEEQNSSKIRVQ, from the coding sequence ATGAAACAAACAGTAAGACCGACAACACTTTTAGAAAGCTTGTTTGGAGACGATTTTATGAATAACGCAGGTTATGGAACCGGTATTGATATCTATCGTGAAAATGGAAGTTATTACGTAGAAATTGAAATGCCAGGATTTGAAAAGGAAGATATTGATATCGAATTTAGTGGTGATATCTTATCCATTCAAGCAACACGTCGTGAATCAGAAGAGAGCGAAGCGAAAAATTACTTTTATCGATCACGAAATCAAAGAAATATTAAACGACAAATTCGTTTTGCGGAAGTTGATGCGAATGCAATTGATGCAAGTTACGAACAAGGTGTACTCCAAATTACACTTCCAACAAAAGTTGAAGAACAGAACTCTAGTAAGATTCGTGTTCAGTAG
- a CDS encoding CCA tRNA nucleotidyltransferase, whose translation MIELSKNIETVMMELTDRGFEVFVVGGFVRDALMGHRSFDIDLCTNALPEQLLKIYEKYSLESNGHDYGVKFMFGEEHFEISTMRLEGDYEDGRRPSRVEFINHLFDDSKRRDFTVNALYYHPRHGLIDYYNGVDHLKNHKLRVIGDPKVRFKEDVLRIARLYRFKSELGFDIDAETLFEVQSQIESLQRLKLVQIYPELSRYLKGPYFLETSLHCPEFLMTLFPPLKATLGFDQHNPFHEYSLYEHTIRTMQGIPNRVDLKLVALFHDLGKINVQTVDDLGIAHYPGHAQASCIIARPYFEALQFSIKKRTYLEKLILEHDLKVQPVSAQLQQLIRVHGIEWVEDLMAVKRADNLAKGSRAQYQLQRCTHISQIIQEIRDQKHPTSIRDLEITASDLKKLGIEGKTINKYLNMCLDCVIEGTLPNTHEALLKCLKEVIEG comes from the coding sequence ATGATCGAATTATCTAAAAATATTGAAACCGTGATGATGGAGCTTACTGACCGTGGATTTGAAGTTTTTGTGGTTGGTGGCTTTGTTCGTGATGCGCTAATGGGACATCGATCATTTGATATAGACTTATGTACCAATGCTTTACCAGAACAACTTTTAAAAATTTATGAAAAATATTCACTTGAATCAAACGGTCATGATTATGGTGTTAAGTTTATGTTCGGTGAAGAACATTTTGAAATCTCTACAATGCGGCTTGAAGGGGATTATGAGGATGGTAGACGGCCATCACGTGTAGAATTTATTAATCACCTTTTTGATGATTCAAAGCGTCGTGATTTTACGGTGAATGCTCTTTATTATCATCCGCGTCATGGTTTAATTGATTACTATAATGGGGTCGATCATTTAAAAAATCATAAACTTCGTGTTATTGGCGATCCTAAAGTTCGTTTTAAAGAGGACGTATTACGAATTGCGCGTCTTTATCGCTTTAAATCGGAACTCGGTTTTGATATTGATGCAGAAACATTATTTGAGGTACAATCACAAATAGAGTCACTTCAACGTCTAAAACTTGTACAAATTTATCCTGAACTATCACGTTATTTGAAGGGACCCTATTTTTTAGAAACAAGCCTTCACTGTCCGGAATTCTTAATGACACTTTTTCCGCCGCTCAAGGCAACGCTAGGATTTGATCAGCATAACCCTTTCCATGAATACTCGCTATACGAGCATACCATTCGTACAATGCAAGGAATTCCAAATCGCGTTGATTTGAAATTGGTTGCTTTGTTTCATGATTTAGGAAAAATTAATGTGCAAACTGTAGATGATTTGGGTATTGCACACTATCCGGGTCATGCGCAAGCAAGTTGTATCATTGCGCGCCCTTATTTTGAAGCATTACAATTCTCAATTAAGAAGCGGACGTATTTAGAGAAATTGATTCTTGAACACGATTTAAAAGTACAACCAGTATCTGCGCAACTCCAACAACTCATCCGAGTTCATGGAATTGAGTGGGTTGAGGACTTAATGGCAGTAAAGCGTGCTGATAACTTAGCGAAAGGTTCGCGAGCACAGTATCAGCTACAACGATGTACGCATATAAGTCAAATTATCCAAGAAATTAGAGATCAAAAACATCCTACATCCATTCGTGATCTTGAGATCACGGCGTCGGACTTAAAAAAATTAGGTATTGAAGGAAAAACAATTAATAAGTATTTAAATATGTGTTTGGATTGTGTTATTGAAGGAACGCTTCCAAATACACATGAAGCACTGTTGAAGTGTCTTAAGGAGGTTATTGAAGGATGA
- a CDS encoding ABC transporter ATP-binding protein, whose protein sequence is MSYIEVKDITKVYKVGNVEISACAGVDFSINKGEFIVIVGPSGAGKTTVMNIIGGMDTPTSGSVTIDGKAITGMSDREMTAYRRDDVGFVFQSYNLIPNLTALENVELATQICKDAKNPQIILEQVGLEKRMGNFPAQMSGGEQQRVAIARAIAKNPKLLLCDEPTGALDTETGQQVLRVLRDCSDIYNMTVVIITHNQTITQIADRVIEIKNGKVERNWANDHVKSVDDISW, encoded by the coding sequence ATGAGTTATATTGAAGTTAAAGATATTACAAAAGTATACAAAGTTGGAAACGTTGAAATCTCAGCATGTGCAGGGGTGGATTTTTCTATTAATAAAGGTGAGTTTATCGTTATTGTTGGACCATCCGGTGCTGGGAAAACAACTGTAATGAATATTATTGGTGGTATGGATACGCCCACTTCGGGGAGTGTTACCATCGATGGAAAAGCAATTACTGGCATGAGTGATCGAGAAATGACGGCTTATCGACGTGATGATGTTGGGTTTGTTTTTCAATCATATAACTTAATCCCTAATCTTACCGCTTTGGAGAATGTGGAACTTGCGACTCAGATATGTAAAGATGCTAAGAACCCTCAAATAATTTTAGAACAAGTGGGTCTAGAGAAACGTATGGGAAATTTCCCGGCGCAAATGTCAGGTGGCGAACAACAACGTGTTGCGATTGCACGGGCAATTGCTAAGAATCCGAAGTTATTACTTTGTGATGAACCCACGGGAGCGCTGGATACTGAAACGGGGCAACAAGTTCTTCGGGTGCTTCGTGATTGTTCTGATATCTATAATATGACGGTAGTGATTATTACTCATAACCAAACCATCACACAAATTGCAGACCGAGTTATTGAAATAAAAAACGGTAAAGTTGAACGAAATTGGGCTAATGATCATGTGAAGTCGGTGGATGACATCTCATGGTAA
- a CDS encoding FtsX-like permease family protein, with amino-acid sequence MVKDILREIKAKWFQFVAILIITALGVGFFVGIRVTGYDMRATGDRYMKESEVMDLEYRHSLGIDQAMLEQLSGIVDGDAVGVYDGDAFIGLRDVDGVMKVIEINQQTEKDITLVDGRMPTQKNEVVVDKVLHEHRGFELGDTVKLKKNDVFKAANLKIVGFAESSLYMNLERGQSKIGSGNVLGFMYGLDLDKEIDVFTSARFVFGEDVNIEAQKERIKEQEAAISSQRFDRASKPELEKLQDAQKELDQKRLEADQEFAKGSQTLTQTRLQLQDAHEELENGILELSSQPGPGDLQTKLDSAVRRFAQTVGERENILKGYEAELAKGQEQYNLGLTALEAKRPEIDALKENVDTLPEPQKTEALAAIAAFEKTEATLTASKAELDKNEAEIKAGFESLEQGKAKFKEGQVRIQKGIQEYNSGLKSLTEAERAFDLKKTEVYGQIESGQKTIDDGLKELEETDHGKLYLLDREDVLIGYREFYQDSDRIEAIGQVFPLIFFGVAILVTLSTVTRMVDESRMQMGVYKALGYSWLASAMKFVGFTGLAWILGSILGLIMGFYMIPTLIYNAYRIMYLTPELESGFVWSYAAVPLLISFVSSVGVAMIKSMSVSREKAANLLRPPLPKSGQRILLERIPMFWNRLSFLYKVSLRNLFRNKTRFAMTVVGIGGCCGLLITGFGIKHSIYSIVDKQFDEVVQYDGMVLYDQEVSTENITVTESIHIATEAAKVDDLDVTLYVAEDFKALPNFIQLKDRHTKEPISIEKDPIVITEKLSILKNVDVGDVLTFRVNEHDYEFEIGGISENYVAHYIFMSEAQHQAITGKKLPENMYLFNTPDDHDQVAEQLLRQDSVFNVSFLGDMRESYQDMMGNFDIVIYVIVGAAFALEVIVLLNLITMNISERYKELATLKVLGFYPKELATYILRENIILTLISLIFGVGFGYFLHQFVVVQAELDAIMFNRELLPMSIVMAIVLTFALSIIINVLMARRANHVNMSEALKTFDD; translated from the coding sequence ATGGTAAAAGATATCCTACGCGAAATTAAGGCGAAGTGGTTTCAGTTTGTTGCGATCCTTATAATCACCGCGTTGGGGGTTGGTTTTTTTGTTGGGATTCGTGTAACAGGATATGACATGCGTGCTACGGGTGATCGATACATGAAAGAAAGCGAAGTGATGGATTTAGAATACCGTCACAGCCTTGGTATTGATCAAGCAATGTTGGAACAACTCAGTGGTATTGTGGACGGGGATGCAGTCGGTGTCTATGACGGCGATGCATTTATTGGCCTTCGCGATGTTGATGGTGTGATGAAAGTCATCGAAATAAATCAACAAACAGAAAAAGATATTACCCTTGTAGATGGACGAATGCCCACTCAAAAAAATGAAGTAGTGGTTGATAAAGTACTTCATGAACACCGTGGTTTTGAACTCGGAGATACTGTAAAATTAAAGAAAAATGATGTATTTAAGGCAGCAAATCTTAAAATAGTCGGCTTTGCGGAATCCAGTTTGTATATGAATCTCGAACGGGGTCAAAGTAAAATAGGATCTGGAAATGTACTTGGGTTTATGTATGGTCTTGATTTGGATAAAGAAATTGATGTATTCACCAGTGCACGCTTTGTGTTTGGAGAAGATGTTAATATTGAAGCGCAAAAAGAACGTATAAAAGAGCAGGAAGCGGCGATCTCATCGCAACGTTTTGACCGTGCTTCAAAGCCAGAGCTTGAAAAACTTCAAGATGCTCAAAAAGAATTAGATCAAAAACGTCTCGAAGCAGATCAAGAATTTGCGAAAGGGTCCCAAACGCTAACGCAAACAAGACTACAGCTCCAAGATGCTCATGAAGAACTTGAAAACGGAATTCTTGAACTCTCATCTCAGCCTGGACCAGGAGACTTACAAACAAAACTTGATAGTGCAGTGCGTCGCTTTGCTCAGACTGTGGGAGAACGTGAAAACATTCTAAAAGGTTATGAAGCAGAGTTGGCTAAAGGTCAAGAACAATATAATTTAGGACTGACTGCTCTAGAGGCTAAACGCCCAGAAATTGATGCGTTAAAGGAAAATGTTGATACACTTCCTGAGCCTCAAAAAACAGAGGCATTGGCAGCAATTGCGGCTTTTGAAAAAACAGAAGCAACCCTTACTGCTTCCAAAGCGGAACTTGATAAAAATGAGGCGGAAATTAAAGCTGGTTTTGAAAGTTTAGAGCAAGGGAAGGCGAAATTTAAAGAAGGACAAGTGCGGATTCAAAAAGGAATCCAAGAATATAATTCAGGACTTAAAAGTTTAACCGAAGCAGAACGTGCTTTTGATCTCAAGAAAACGGAAGTATATGGTCAAATTGAATCAGGTCAAAAAACAATCGATGACGGTTTAAAAGAACTTGAAGAAACAGACCACGGAAAACTCTACCTACTTGATCGGGAAGATGTCCTTATCGGATATCGTGAATTTTACCAAGACAGTGATCGCATTGAAGCGATTGGCCAAGTTTTTCCACTCATCTTCTTCGGTGTTGCGATTCTTGTAACACTAAGTACCGTGACGCGTATGGTCGATGAATCACGCATGCAAATGGGTGTCTATAAGGCACTTGGGTATTCTTGGCTCGCATCAGCGATGAAGTTTGTTGGGTTTACCGGACTTGCATGGATTTTAGGCTCAATTCTTGGCTTAATCATGGGATTCTATATGATTCCCACGCTTATTTATAATGCATATCGCATTATGTATCTAACACCGGAACTTGAAAGTGGCTTTGTATGGAGTTATGCAGCGGTTCCACTACTCATTAGTTTTGTTTCCAGTGTTGGTGTTGCAATGATTAAATCGATGTCAGTGAGCCGTGAAAAGGCTGCAAACTTGTTACGTCCACCACTTCCAAAAAGTGGTCAGCGAATTCTTCTTGAACGGATACCTATGTTTTGGAATCGACTCAGTTTTCTATATAAAGTTAGTCTACGAAATCTTTTTAGAAACAAAACACGCTTTGCCATGACTGTTGTTGGGATTGGCGGATGTTGTGGTCTTCTTATAACTGGATTTGGTATCAAGCACTCAATCTACTCAATTGTTGATAAACAATTTGATGAAGTTGTTCAATACGACGGTATGGTGCTCTACGATCAAGAAGTTTCTACAGAGAATATTACCGTTACAGAGTCAATTCATATTGCGACCGAAGCGGCAAAAGTAGATGATTTAGATGTAACGCTTTATGTTGCGGAAGATTTTAAAGCGTTACCAAATTTTATCCAATTAAAAGATCGTCATACAAAAGAACCAATCTCTATTGAAAAAGATCCAATTGTGATTACTGAAAAACTATCAATCTTAAAAAATGTGGATGTCGGTGATGTTCTCACGTTCAGAGTGAATGAACACGATTATGAGTTTGAAATTGGTGGGATTTCAGAGAACTATGTTGCCCACTATATCTTTATGAGTGAAGCACAACATCAAGCCATAACCGGAAAAAAATTACCTGAAAACATGTATCTCTTTAATACACCGGATGATCATGATCAGGTGGCAGAGCAATTGCTTCGTCAAGATTCTGTATTTAACGTCAGTTTCTTAGGTGATATGCGTGAATCGTATCAAGACATGATGGGGAATTTCGATATTGTTATTTATGTTATCGTGGGTGCTGCATTCGCACTGGAAGTGATTGTACTTCTAAACCTTATTACTATGAATATTAGTGAACGTTATAAAGAACTTGCGACCTTAAAAGTTCTTGGCTTTTATCCTAAAGAGCTTGCAACGTATATCCTACGTGAAAATATAATTCTGACCTTAATCAGCCTTATATTTGGTGTTGGATTTGGATATTTCCTCCACCAATTTGTGGTGGTACAAGCAGAATTGGATGCAATCATGTTTAATCGAGAGTTGTTACCAATGAGTATTGTAATGGCTATCGTATTAACATTCGCGCTTTCAATTATCATAAACGTCCTCATGGCTCGCCGTGCAAACCATGTGAATATGAGTGAAGCATTGAAGACATTTGATGATTAA
- a CDS encoding hemolysin family protein produces MFVQIITLLFLVLLNAFFAGSELAFVSINNNKLKSMAEEGHKKAQRVLELKAVPNRFLSTIQIGVSLASILSGAFASEAFAQVLTDWVVQNGWMAASVMKPISMILITLLTSYLMLVFGELVPKRIAMTSPEKFAFFVVYPISALAVFTKPLVKVLSVSTNLVLRIIGIDPDKAEDEVTEEEIRIMVDAGEIDVTEKEMINNIFEFDNLDVADIMTHRTEVVGIDVSSSFADIMELVDEERYTRYPVYEDSIDNIIGLIHLRDLLRYVKDHRDDEVFEIKKIIREPYYVPDSKRTDELFRELQNSKMHFAVVIDEYGGTAGIVTMEDLIEEIMGNIMDEYDEEEEQEIVAVNLDEYLVDGACDIEDLEDVLNINLPVEDYDTVSGFVVGQIGRLPTEEDVREDLSDVIYHGYRFSIMELDEKVIARVRVTKEKEVDLDSLED; encoded by the coding sequence ATGTTTGTACAAATCATAACCCTATTGTTTTTAGTACTCTTAAATGCTTTTTTTGCAGGAAGTGAATTAGCGTTTGTTTCAATTAATAATAACAAACTTAAAAGTATGGCAGAAGAAGGACATAAGAAAGCACAACGCGTCTTAGAACTTAAAGCAGTTCCGAACCGTTTCTTGTCAACCATTCAAATTGGTGTATCCTTGGCAAGTATTTTATCGGGGGCATTTGCTTCAGAAGCGTTTGCGCAAGTTCTTACAGATTGGGTCGTACAAAATGGTTGGATGGCTGCTTCGGTTATGAAGCCAATTTCAATGATTTTGATTACACTGTTGACGTCATATTTAATGCTTGTTTTTGGGGAACTTGTTCCAAAGCGCATTGCGATGACCAGTCCAGAAAAATTTGCTTTTTTTGTAGTCTATCCCATTTCAGCCTTAGCAGTCTTTACGAAACCCTTGGTAAAAGTGTTGTCGGTATCGACGAATCTTGTACTGAGAATAATTGGAATTGATCCTGATAAAGCTGAAGATGAAGTGACGGAAGAGGAAATCCGAATTATGGTTGATGCGGGTGAAATTGATGTCACGGAAAAAGAAATGATTAATAATATATTTGAATTTGATAATCTCGATGTAGCGGATATTATGACTCACCGTACAGAAGTTGTCGGTATTGATGTATCCAGTTCTTTTGCGGACATTATGGAACTTGTTGATGAAGAACGTTATACACGTTATCCCGTTTATGAGGATAGTATCGATAACATTATCGGTTTAATTCATTTACGTGATTTATTGCGTTATGTTAAAGATCATCGTGATGATGAAGTGTTTGAGATTAAAAAAATTATTCGCGAACCTTACTATGTTCCTGATTCAAAACGTACGGATGAACTATTTAGAGAATTACAAAACAGTAAGATGCATTTTGCTGTCGTGATTGATGAGTACGGTGGTACTGCTGGCATTGTGACGATGGAAGATCTTATTGAAGAAATTATGGGTAACATTATGGATGAATACGATGAAGAAGAGGAACAAGAGATTGTTGCTGTGAATTTGGATGAGTATTTAGTTGATGGGGCCTGTGATATTGAAGATTTAGAAGATGTACTCAATATTAATCTTCCTGTTGAAGATTACGATACTGTTAGTGGTTTTGTCGTCGGTCAAATTGGACGTCTTCCAACTGAAGAGGATGTACGCGAAGATTTATCAGATGTCATTTATCATGGATATCGTTTCTCCATTATGGAACTTGATGAAAAAGTTATTGCACGTGTTCGTGTAACAAAAGAAAAGGAAGTCGATCTCGACTCCCTTGAAGATTAG
- a CDS encoding RrF2 family transcriptional regulator, producing MKLSARTRYGIAAMTYMHINDQELTTLVNIAEHLNISKIYLEQVFSSLKQANLVDAVKGPAGGYYLKSKECNMFNILNALEPSLFEKTPASTDDNIINAALCTHLYTPIDAALRETLKGIKLKEIAELIKNESGDGNMYYI from the coding sequence ATGAAATTATCCGCACGAACACGTTACGGCATCGCCGCGATGACTTATATGCACATCAACGATCAGGAACTTACAACACTTGTGAACATCGCTGAGCATCTAAACATTTCTAAAATTTATCTTGAACAAGTTTTTTCCAGCTTAAAACAAGCCAATCTCGTTGACGCAGTTAAAGGTCCTGCGGGAGGCTATTATTTAAAATCCAAAGAATGTAATATGTTTAACATACTTAATGCTTTAGAGCCATCGCTTTTCGAAAAAACACCAGCATCAACAGATGATAATATTATAAACGCAGCATTATGTACGCATTTATACACACCCATTGATGCAGCACTTCGTGAGACTTTAAAAGGCATTAAACTAAAAGAAATCGCCGAACTCATTAAGAATGAATCCGGCGACGGTAATATGTATTACATCTAA
- the cysK gene encoding cysteine synthase A, with protein sequence MKTYKNITELIGRTPLVELNNISKEAGLKKPILAKVEFFNPGGSVKDRIAFAMLTEARKQGLVNDDTVIIEPTSGNTGIGLASIGASMGLKVILTMPETMSVERRNLLKAYGAELILTDGASGMKGAIAKAEELAKEYENSFIPSQFDNSANVQAHYTTTGPEIYADTDGQVDIFIAGIGTGGTITGTGMYLKEKNPNVQVITVEPENSAVLSGEKPGPHKLQGLGAGFVPSILQTDIYEEIIRITDSEAFVVGRQLAQEEGLLVGVSSGAAVAAAVKVAQRPENEGKTIVVVLPDTGERYLSTPMFNE encoded by the coding sequence ATGAAAACATATAAAAATATAACAGAACTTATTGGTCGTACTCCACTTGTAGAATTGAATAATATCTCAAAAGAAGCAGGACTTAAGAAGCCAATTCTTGCGAAAGTAGAGTTTTTTAATCCAGGTGGTAGTGTTAAGGATCGTATTGCATTCGCAATGTTGACGGAAGCACGTAAGCAAGGTCTCGTTAATGATGATACCGTCATTATTGAACCTACAAGTGGTAATACCGGGATTGGTCTTGCATCCATTGGTGCATCAATGGGTCTTAAAGTAATCTTAACAATGCCAGAAACAATGAGTGTTGAACGTCGTAATTTATTAAAAGCTTATGGTGCAGAGTTGATTCTTACGGATGGTGCTTCTGGAATGAAAGGGGCCATTGCTAAAGCTGAGGAACTTGCAAAAGAATATGAGAATTCATTTATTCCATCACAATTTGATAACAGCGCTAATGTTCAGGCGCATTACACAACCACAGGTCCAGAAATCTATGCAGATACAGATGGCCAAGTTGATATCTTTATTGCGGGTATTGGTACTGGTGGAACCATTACAGGTACCGGAATGTATTTAAAAGAAAAAAATCCAAATGTTCAAGTTATTACGGTTGAACCTGAAAACTCAGCAGTTCTTTCTGGAGAAAAACCTGGACCGCATAAACTACAAGGTCTAGGTGCGGGTTTTGTTCCTTCAATTCTTCAAACAGATATCTATGAGGAAATTATTCGAATTACGGACTCAGAAGCATTTGTTGTTGGTCGTCAGTTAGCTCAAGAAGAAGGTTTGCTTGTTGGGGTATCTTCAGGTGCTGCGGTTGCTGCTGCTGTGAAGGTCGCACAACGTCCTGAAAATGAAGGGAAGACGATTGTTGTTGTTCTTCCAGATACCGGTGAACGTTACTTATCAACACCAATGTTTAACGAGTAA
- a CDS encoding TrkA C-terminal domain-containing protein, which produces MTQKKQARYQQIALDIAARIARNDLIEGERISGRSILSSEYGVSPETIRRAMSLLEEVEVVHVANNYGVIIGSKESAIAYLDSFSSVTDVTQLKHRLNALMDKRHEIDEEIRIIISQIVDLSGRFSFSDPLKRFEFTLHSGSKLIGQTIGSSAFYQTTKMTIIALNRQGTMILSPGPDAIFEENDVLVVVGHVADVVKVEMLVQG; this is translated from the coding sequence ATGACACAGAAGAAACAAGCACGATATCAACAAATAGCACTTGATATTGCGGCGCGAATTGCACGTAATGATTTAATAGAAGGTGAACGTATTTCGGGTCGTTCTATTTTATCCAGTGAATATGGTGTATCTCCAGAAACAATTCGTAGAGCAATGAGTCTTCTTGAAGAGGTTGAAGTCGTGCATGTTGCGAATAATTATGGAGTTATCATCGGTTCAAAAGAATCAGCCATTGCTTACTTAGATTCATTTTCCTCGGTTACAGATGTTACTCAGCTCAAACACCGTCTAAATGCATTAATGGATAAACGTCATGAAATTGATGAAGAAATTCGGATTATTATTAGCCAAATCGTGGATTTATCAGGTCGATTTTCTTTTTCTGATCCTTTAAAACGATTTGAATTTACATTACACTCGGGTTCGAAATTAATTGGTCAAACAATTGGAAGTTCTGCGTTTTACCAAACAACGAAGATGACAATTATTGCATTGAATCGTCAAGGTACGATGATTTTATCGCCAGGACCGGATGCAATTTTTGAAGAAAATGATGTTCTCGTAGTAGTAGGGCATGTAGCGGATGTTGTTAAGGTAGAAATGTTAGTTCAAGGCTAG